The proteins below come from a single Dehalococcoidia bacterium genomic window:
- a CDS encoding type II secretion system protein, with amino-acid sequence MEEKIKRAALAKNKKGVTFIELLIVLTILSILVGAVILSIGNVFDTARKTAYTQVKRQIQDAVIGYSAGHSGDFPLTGDTTVIDDKTLGIIDICALLTRNNPSGLLGEMPDGCVSYENNDNCNSQTYECSCDVEAHYIWAIDVSGRLYSSCINTAANGGGCENTGQDGFQGVWP; translated from the coding sequence ATGGAAGAAAAAATAAAAAGGGCAGCCCTGGCGAAAAATAAAAAAGGGGTTACCTTTATTGAATTGCTTATAGTATTGACCATACTATCCATTCTCGTCGGCGCGGTTATTTTATCGATAGGTAATGTTTTCGATACGGCGAGGAAAACGGCATATACGCAAGTCAAGCGTCAGATACAGGATGCGGTGATTGGTTATTCCGCGGGGCACTCCGGCGATTTTCCTTTAACAGGAGATACTACAGTGATTGACGACAAGACGCTCGGGATTATAGATATCTGTGCATTGTTGACCAGAAACAATCCCTCTGGATTATTAGGAGAGATGCCTGACGGATGTGTATCATACGAAAATAACGATAACTGCAATTCACAGACATATGAATGTTCATGCGATGTAGAAGCGCATTACATCTGGGCTATTGATGTCAGCGGTAGATTATACTCATCATGCATCAATACAGCAGCTAACGGAGGCGGCTGTGAAAACACCGGCCAGGACGGCTTCCAGGGCGTCTGGCCATAG